A window from Mangifera indica cultivar Alphonso chromosome 2, CATAS_Mindica_2.1, whole genome shotgun sequence encodes these proteins:
- the LOC123203529 gene encoding disease resistance protein At4g27190-like — MEIVTSVGGKLADYVFAAAGDQLVYLFQYNDNIQKLKKRVEKLRDSRDMVQKKIESAERNGEIIFDIVQKWLAEVDDVSAKAEKFLEDEGKANTRCPIEWCIQRCRFSKEAKKQTSTIFHQLQDLGKFESVSYPAPPSGIILSSQVINSSTFKSRNSIKKEVVKALIDDKNVSKIGICGMGGIGKTTLVKEIGYHVKEAKEYDVVAMAVVSQTPNIMNIQGEIAEMLGLNFPPTHSKLARAGSLWERIRKEKRVLIILDDVWEIITLDEIGIPFGNDHRGCKILITSRSKDVCNGMECQKIYTVETLSKQESWELFSKIAGSIVENYDIHPIAREVNTKCGGLPLAIVIIARALNGKNKHMWSNAAQQLKISTPLSIPELEKNVISSLELSFNYLENETKSLFLFCSLFPEDYKISVEDLVRYWAGLKWFGDTYEAIEVVRNRVHAIVSTITSSFLLIEEGERYVKMHDVIHNFAIAIAHRHKFMVNATLGHRDKFEDFTCISLMTNYLGELPNELEYPNLQALLLHESLVVPSTFFEKMNNLKVLNWGQTYIETLPNSFSFLTNLRTLDVSASKLVDLSVIGRLCKLEILSLSNSRLVKEIPSSFSQLTHLRLLDLNKMNLELIPRGVISSLPKLEELYVNHFVKWESESGSNANLVELEALSQLTRLHVFIPNNLEFSPKFLPFQKLSNFILVIGDCPFTFFESHSDKYLSDSRNMKISKTNISMIYDKLRDLVKRTESLILENIVNLESISHDLVEEVFNDLKYLYIARCDKIRFLFNTLEWTPNSTFHNLEELCILDMHNLVALEILFTPSIAKLLVKLRKLDVFFCSRTQEIITDERGEKEAPLESIVFPSLEELYLSKLRKLTCFSSGPYTIEFPNLEFFKIFECRKMKTFGSRKPVTPKLKEVFFEGTGRWNGDLNTTLEEFFNEQENKVARELA, encoded by the exons atGGAAATTGTCACTTCCGTTGGTGGGAAGCTAGCTGACTATGTGTTTGCAGCTGCTGGTGATCAACTTGTTTATTTGTTTCAGTACAATGACAacattcaaaaattgaaaaagcgaGTTGAGAAGCTGAGGGATAGCAGAGACATGGTGCAAAAGAAAATCGAGTCTGCTGAAAGAAATGGAGAGATCATCTTTGATATTGTTCAAAAGTGGTTAGCTGAAGTTGATGACGTTTCTGCAAAAGCTGAAAAGTTTTTGGAAGATGAAGGCAAAGCCAACACGAGGTGCCCCATAGAGTGGTGCATTCAACGTTGTCGATTTAGTAAGGAGGCAAAAAAGCAAACTTCGACGATTTTTCATCAACTTCAAGATTTAGGAAAGTTCGAGAGTGTGTCATATCCTGCTCCTCCATCTGGAATTATATTGTCATCTCAGGTAATTAATTCTAGCACATTCAAATCTAGAAATTCTATTAAGAAGGAAGTTGTGAAGGCCttaattgatgataaaaatgtCAGCAAAATTGGAATATGTGGTATGGGGGGTATTGGTAAAACCACACTAGTTAAAGAAATCGGCTACCATGTAAAAGAAGCCAAGGAGTATGATGTTGTCGCGATGGCGGTTGTCTCTCAAACCCCTAATATAATGAATATTCAAGGTGAGATTGCTGAAATGTTGGGTTTAAATTTTCCTCCGACTCATTCTAAATTAGCAAGAGCAGGTTCATTATGGGAGAGAATAAGAAAAGAGAAGCGAGTCCTTATAATCTTAGACGATGTTTGGGAGATAATTACATTGGATGAGATCGGTATTCCTTTTGGGAATGACCATAGAGGATGTAAAATTTTGATCACCTCTCGAAGCAAAGATGTATGTAATGGAATGGAGTGCCAAAAGATATACACAGTTGAAACTTTATCTAAACAAGAATCCTGGGAACTTTTTAGTAAGATTGCAGGCTCGATTGTTGAAAATTATGATATTCATCCAATTGCAAGAGAGGTAAATACTAAATGTGGGGGATTGCCACTTGCAATTGTGATAATAGCGCGAGCCTTAAATGGTAAGAACAAGCATATGTGGAGCAATGCAGCACAACAACTTAAAATATCTACCCCTTTAAGCATCCCGGAGTtggagaaaaatgttatttcatcTTTGGAACTAAGCTTCAATTACCTCGAAAACGAAACAAAATCACTTTTTCTGTTTTGTAGCTTATTTCCAGAGGATTACAAAATTTCTGTTGAAGATTTGGTCAGATATTGGGCAGGTTTGAAGTGGTTTGGAGATACCTATGAGGCGATTGAGGTTGTCAGAAACAGAGTTCATGCTATTGTAAGTACTATaacctcttcttttctcttgattgAAGAAGGTGAAAGGTATGTAAAAATGCATGATGTTATCCATAATTTTGCAATAGCTATAGCTCATAGGCATAAATTCATGGTAAATGCTACATTGGGACATAGAGATAAATTTGAAGATTTCACATGTATCTCATTGATGACAAATTATCTTGGCGAGCTACCTAATGAGTTGGAATACCCAAATTTGCAAGCTCTATTGCTGCATGAAAGTTTGGTTGTCCCTAGTACTTTCTTTGAGAAAATGAATAATCTCAAAGTTTTAAACTGGGGGCAAACATACATCGAGACATTGcctaattcattttcatttctcacAAATCTTAGAACATTAGATGTTAGTGCTTCCAAGTTGGTTGATCTATCAGTAATTGGAAGGCTATGTAAACTTGAGATTCTTTCCCTTTCTAATTCTAGACTTGTTAAGGAGATCCCTTCATCTTTTAGTCAATTAACTCACCTCAGGTTGTTAGATTTGAATAAGatgaatttagaattaataCCTCGTGGTGTTATATCCTCTCTTCCAAAGTTAGAGGAGTTGTATGttaatcattttgttaaatGGGAATCTGAAAGCGGTAGTAATGCCAATCTTGTTGAGTTAGAAGCCTTGTCCCAATTGACTAGATTACATGTTTTTATTCCAAATAACCTGGAGTTCTCACCAAAATTCTTGCCATTCCAAAAACTATCCAACTTTATCTTAGTTATAGGTGATTGTCCATTTACCTTCTTTGAATCTCATTCggataaatatttgagtgaCTCAAGAAATATGAAGATCTCAAAGACTAACATTTCAATGATATATGACAAACTTAGAGATTTAGTCAAAAGAACTGagagtttaattttagaaaatattgttaatttagAGAGTATTAGTCATGACCTAGTTGAAGAAGTGTTCAATGATTTGAAGTATCTCTATATTGCAAGGTGTGATAAGATAAGGTTTCTCTTCAATACATTGGAATGGACGCCAAACTCGACTTTCCACAATTTAGAGGAATTGTGTATCCTTGATATGCACAACCTTGTTGCATTAG aaaTCCTCTTCACTCCCTCAATTGCCAAACTCTTGGTGAAGCTCAGAAAACTTGATGTATTTTTCTGCTCAAGAACACAAGAAATAATCACGGATgagagaggagaaaaagaagcGCCACTAGAGAGCATTGTGTTTCCTAGTCTGGAGGAATTGTATCTGTCTAAACTACGCAAACTCACTTGTTTTAGCTCTGGGCCATATACTATTGAATTCCCAAATTTGGAAttctttaagatttttgaatGTAGAAAAATGAAGACCTTCGGTTCTAGAAAGCCAGTGACACCCAAGCTTAAAGAAGTGTTTTTTGAAGGTACTGGACGTTGGAATGGCGACCTCAATACCACATTGGAAGAGTTCTTCAATGAACAG GAAAATAAGGTTGCAAGAGAACTAGCTTAA